One Mercurialis annua linkage group LG3, ddMerAnnu1.2, whole genome shotgun sequence DNA window includes the following coding sequences:
- the LOC126672638 gene encoding uncharacterized protein LOC126672638: protein MGRVERGWGKEGTEGMWKVFSLSMEGSQKQRSSGGKTLTLIQEEAVEVVLDVGDSCEIAESVKFCLYGKLLTTKPVNVEARPRTFNAIWKLNKDFRIKSWPDNVFVFQFYSDRDKERVVEGSPWTFDSHLLVLIEVNAEISPAEVCFDSAPFWVRVFNIPLGRLTKESALVIGGKIGQNEKPDVGSLYGWRRYLRIRVELDITKPLKRGIMLKDVHNQSRWLDFQYERLGIFCYICGKIGHQDSDCEWVDNFSNKEDYKYGGALRTLSLKPINKVQKLEQAKEEMLIKAIQRKFNFNDENSNTGNMGKDKPVREEDVDHDKDEETCMRREEITDSTEGMPRTVSNLRPLESRVAMMGLNFVHSKCVSTATGCESSRRKWKKAARVVSTSNVPKQTVPGKRKMDRGINDGCSIMAIDEGIVTKKGREGTSMESELISANSDVHQCYSPDLIFISETKSDKAKIGRIFNNFWYNNFIAVDSVRNSGGLVLAWKDAMNVVMGIQKKLENINRGSSCGKFNEILWQHERSGSRLREERKMQVLRSVLCDCGLVDLIQSGSKFSWFRGNGDRDPILERLDRLVGNYDWNNIFPLAVVFTLLRESLYLAPLLLDTDPNNKPADRNRKRIQRFEAIWVSRPDCEEVIRDICGVIGAS from the exons atggGGAGAGTGGAAAGAGGATGGGGCAAAGAAGGGACAGAGGGCATGTGGAAG GTCTTTTCTTTGTCAATGGAAGGGAGTCAAAAACAACGTTCTAGTGGGGGTAAAACCCTAACGTTAATACAGGAGGAAGCTGTTGAAGTAGTGTTGGATGTGGGTGACAGTTGTGAGATAGCAGAGAGTGTTAAATTTTGCCTGTATGGAAAACTTTTGACGACGAAACCAGTAAATGTAGAAGCAAGGCCTAGAACTTTTAACGCAATATGGAAACTGAATAAAGATTTTCGCATCAAATCTTGGCCGgataatgtttttgtttttcaattttattcggATAGAGATAAGGAAAGAGTTGTTGAGGGGAGCCCCTGGACTTTTGATAGCCATCTTCTTGTTCTAATAGAAGTAAATGCAGAAATCTCACCAGCTGAAGTTTGTTTTGATTCCGCCCCATTTTGGGTCAGAGTTTTCAATATCCCTCTTGGGAGATTAACAAAGGAGAGTGCTTTAGTGATAGGAGGAAAGATTGGCCAGAATGAGAAACCTGATGTGGGCAGCCTGTATGGGTGGAGGAGATACTTACGGATTAGGGTGGAACTGGATATAACTAAGCCGTTGAAGAGGGGAATCATGCTTAAGGATGTTCACAATCAATCTCGCTGGTTGGATTTCCAATATGAGCGTCTAGGCATTTTTTGCTACATTTGTGGAAAGATTGGGCATCAGGATTCAGACTGTGAATGGGTAGATAATTTCTCGAATAAGGAAGACTATAAATACGGTGGTGCTTTGAGAACTTTATCGTTGAAACCTATTAACAAGGTTCAAAAACTAGAACAGGCGAAAGAGGAAATGTTAATTAAAGCAATACAACGAAAGTTTAACTTTAATGATGAGAATTCTAATACTGGTAATATGGGGAAGGACAAACCAGTTAGAGAAGAGGATGTAGATCATGATAAAGATGAGG AAACATGCATGAGGAGAGAAGAGATAACCGACTCTACAGAAGGCATGCCTCGCACTGTCTCCAACCTCAGGCCTTTAGAATCACGAGTTGCAATGATGGGGCTGAATTTTGTACATTCTAAATGCGTTTCTACAGCTACTGGATGCGAAAGTAGCAGGAGGAAATGGAAGAAGGCTGCTAGGGTGGTGTCAACGAGtaatgttccaaaacaaacagTTCCTGGGAAAAGAAAAATGGATAGAGGGATAAACGATGGTTGCTCAATTATGGCGATTGATGAAGGTATTGTTACTAAGAAGGGTAGAGAAGGAACCTCTATGGAATCAGAATTGATATCGGCCAACTCGGACGTTCACCAG TGCTATTCCccagatttaatttttatatctgAAACTAAATCCGATAAAGCTAAGATAGGTcgtatttttaataatttttggtATAATAATTTCATAGCAGTTGACAGTGTGAGAAATAGTGGGGGTTTGGTTTTGGCTTGGAAAGACGCGATGAAT GTAGTTATGGGTATCCAAAAGAAGCTGGAAAATATAAATCGTGGGAGCTCTT GTGGTAAATTCAATGAGATTTTGTGGCAACATGAAAGATCTGGTAGCCGTTTGAGAGAGGAGAGAAAGATGCAAGTGCTTAGATCAGTTTTATGCGATTGTGGTTTGGTGGACCTTATTCAAAGCGGCAGCAAATTCTCGTGGTTTCGAGGTAATGGAGATAGAGACCCGATTCTCGAGCGGCTTGATAGATTAGTTGGAAATTATGATTGGAATAACATATTCCCTTTAGCAGTTGTGTTTACCTTACTTAGAGAGAGCTTATATCTTGCTCCCTTACTTCTAGATACGGACCCAAACAATAAACCTGCAGACCGAAATCGCAAAAGAATTCAACGGTTTGAGGCAATATGGGTGAGTAGACCAGACTGTGAAGAAGTGATCAGGGATATTTGTGGAGTCATTGGTGCTAGCTGA
- the LOC126674958 gene encoding uncharacterized protein LOC126674958 — MCSSKTLNPHPIAKINGRPVLQPKSNQFPTLERRNSLQKNTPKSPTPASITVACNRSNKHPSALSPPISPKLKSPRPPALKRGNDPNGLTSSAEKVSTPRNASTKAHTPSSNVKKFKKASPTIETTVIMNYSSSLIVEAPGSIAAARREQVAIMQEQRKLKINHYGRVKSAADERIVPVVDSNVALEERRCSFITPSSDPIYVAYHDQEWGVPVHDDRMLFELLVLTGAQVGSDWTSVLKKRETFREAFSDFDAEIVAKFTEKKIISISGQYGMDISQVRGVVDNSNRILQVKKEYGSFEKYLWGFINHKAITTQYRSCSKIPVKTSKSESISKDMVKRGFRYVGPTVIHSFMQAAGLTNDHLITCSRHQQCFGLASSQ; from the exons ATGTGCTCCTCTAAAACACTCAACCCTCACCCTATTGCTAAAATCAATGGCCGCCCGGTTCTTCAACCGAAATCCAACCAATTCCCCACACTCGAAAGACGCAATTCGCTTCAAAAAAACACCCCGAAATCCCCCACTCCCGCATCGATTACTGTTGCTTGCAATAGAAGTAATAAGCATCCTTCTGCATTGTCTCCTCCTATTTCTCCGAAGCTCAAATCCCCGCGGCCGCCTGCTCTTAAGCGAGGCAATGACCCCAACGGATTAACTTCGAGCGCTGAGAAAGTTTCGACACCAAGAAACGCATCTACGAAAGCTCATACGCCGAGTAGTAATGTCAAGAAATTCAAGAAAGCTAGCCCTACGATTGAAACTACTGTGATTATGAACTACTCTTCTTCTTTGATTGTCGAAGCTCCGGGCAGCATAGCGGCTGCGAGGAGAGAACAAGTTGCTATTATGCAAGAACagagaaaattgaaaattaatcaTTATGGCAGAGTTAAATCTGCTGCTGATGAAAGGATTGTTCCTGTTGTTGATTCTAATGTTGCTCTGGAAGAGAGGAGATGTAGTTTTATTACACCAAGTTCTG ATCCTATTTATGTTGCTTACCATGATCAAGAATGGGGAGTTCCTGTTCATGATGACAG GATGTTGTTTGAATTATTAGTACTGACAGGAGCACAAGTAGGATCAGATTGGACTTCAGTTTTGAAGAAGAGGGAAACATTCAG GGAAGCTTTTTCAGATTTTGATGCAGAAATTGTTGCCAAATTTACTGAAAAAAAGATAATATCAATTAGTGGCCAGTATGGCATGGACATAAGCCAAGTTAGAGGAGTTGTTGACAACTCTAACAGAATTCTCCAG GTAAAGAAAGAATACGGATCATTTGAGAAGTACTTGTGGGGATTCATAAATCACAAAGCAATTACAACACAATACAGATCATGCAGCAAAATCCCAGTAAAGACATCAAAATCAGAAAGCATAAGCAAAGACATGGTGAAAAGAGGGTTTAGATATGTTGGTCCAACTGTGATCCACTCATTCATGCAAGCTGCTGGCCTCACTAATGACCACTTGATCACATGTTCAAGGCACCAGCAATGCTTTGGATTGGCATCATCACAATAG